A genome region from Nycticebus coucang isolate mNycCou1 chromosome 22, mNycCou1.pri, whole genome shotgun sequence includes the following:
- the SNIP1 gene encoding smad nuclear-interacting protein 1, with amino-acid sequence MEAVKKERGSRRRHRNEDVVVAAAAVVVKQERLSPEAAPPAHRRSDFSGSSSSPAGESGRLSHRGSRARGVSRSPAKKKNKSSGRRSKSPRSKRSRSPHHSTVKVKQERDDHPRRGREDRQHREPSEQEHKRSRNSDRDRHRSYSHQRRTSNERPGSGQAQGRDRDIQKLQGQEEEREFYNARRREHRQKNEVSGSGNESQEVVPRPGGNDKEKEVPVKEKPSFELSGALLEDTNTFRGVVIKYSEPPEARIPKKRWRLYPFKNDEVLPVMYIHRQSAYLLGRHRRIADIPIDHPSCSKQHAVFQYRLVEYTRADGTVGRRVKPYIIDLGSGNGTFLNNKRIEPQRYYELKEKDVLKFGFSSREYVLLHESSDTSEIDRKEDEDDDEEEEVSDS; translated from the exons ATGGAGGCGGTGAAGAAGGAGCGGGGGAGCCGGCGAAGGCACCGGAACGAGGACGtggtggtggcggcggcggcggtggtgGTGAAGCAGGAGCGTCTCAGCCCAGAAGCCGCGCCTCCCGCCCACCGCCGTTCCGACTTCTCTGGTAGCTCGTCCTCGCCGGCCGGAGAGTCGGGCCGCCTCAGCCACCGCGGGAGCCGAGCCCGGGGAGTTAGCCG gtccccagccaaaaagaaaaacaagtcctCAGGGAGAAGAAGCAAGTCTCCTCGGAGTAAGAGAAGCCGAAGTCCTCATCACTCGACAGTCAAAGTGAAGCAG GAACGTGATGATCATCCCCGGAGAGGACGGGAGGATCGGCAGCACCGGGAACCTTCAGAGCAGGAACACAAGAGATCTAGGAACAGTGACCGAGACAGACACCGGAGCTATTCCCACCAAAGGAGAACCTCTAATGAGAGGCCTGGGAGTGGTCAGGCTCAGGGACGGGATCGGGACATTCAGAAGCTTCAGGGTCAAGAAGAAGAGCGGGAGTTTTATAATGCCAGACGCCGGGAGCATCGCCAGAAGAATGAAGTTAGTGGCAGTGGTAATGAGTCTCAGGAGGTGGTTCCTCGGCCTGGTGGCAACGACAAAGAAAAAGAGGTGCCTGTTAAAGAAAAACCAAGTTTTGAACTCTCTGGGGCCCTTCTTGAGGATACCAACACCTTCCGAGGTGTAGTCATTAAATATAGTGAGCCCCCAGAAGCACGTATCCCCAAAAAACGGTGGCGTCTCTATCCATTTAAAAATGATGAGGTCCTTCCAGTCATGTACATACATCGACAAAGTGCATACCTCCTGGGTCGACACCGCCGCATTGCGGACATTCCAATTGATCATCCGTCTTGTTCAAAGCAGCATGCGGTCTTTCAGTATCG GCTTGTGGAATATACTCGTGCTGATGGTACAGTTGGTCGAAGAGTGAAGCCCTACATCATTGACCTTGGCTCAGGCAATGGCACCTTCTTAAACAACAAACGTATTGAGCCACAGAGATACTATGAACTTAAAGAAAAGGATGTACTCAAGTTTGGGTTCAGTAGCAGAGAATATGTCTTGCTCCATGAGTCGTCAGATACTTCTGAAATAGACAGGAAAGAAGATGAGGATGATGACGAGGAGGAGGAAGTGTCTGACAGCTAG